The following are from one region of the Kwoniella dendrophila CBS 6074 chromosome 6, complete sequence genome:
- a CDS encoding isocitrate lyase has protein sequence MSEAQWLSPTSIEEWWSTTSQKGVKRPYSADTVASLRDVFPESHHSNAMATKLRQRLGKSQKDHLISLLSQSGSDILYVAEDASAEHSNSTISKRVSSIYRSQLHQARTARQSQDGDGNSTLIPIIADASIDSGDGQHIAVMKLVKNLVQSGVSGFHLDDLVPGTKRHSCNVLVPTNEYLKRLVAAKLQLDIMGSEVVSIAKTDAETATHISSTIDYRDRPFILGATVDLPHHYRHAEGNSGKDEWKREAKLKTLDEAFQSDHPGLYERFIEQTKNLNASEALLVAVKLSPSFYWNYESPRTSEGWYAYKGGIEAALTRSSVVADIVDVIWNCAHTFDVIKAETFARGIQNVHPGKWLAYSAAEQNDQDQLKEQLASLGYVWLYLPESKGSTGSFAHHADGTNSEWWWKTIGKVADDAASTISRRK, from the exons ATGTCAGAAGCACAGTGGCTCAGTCCGACGTCCATTGAAGAATGGTGGTCAACTACTTCTCAAAAGGGAGTTAAGAGACCTTATTCAGCTGATACAGTCGCATCTCTTCGTGATGTTTTCCCGGAAAGTCACCATTCAAACGCTATGGCAACGAAACTACGACAAAGACTGGGAAAGTCACAGAAAGATCACTTGATCAGCTTACTCAGTCAATCTGGGTCTG ATATCCTGTACGTCGCTGAGGACGCATCC GCAGAACATTCAAACAGTACCATCTCTAAAAGGGTGTCGTCAATCTACCGCTCACAGCTACATCAAGCACGAACAGCTAGACAAAGTCAAGATGGTGACGGAAACTCCACTTTGATACCAATTATAGCAGACGCATCAATAGATTCAGGTGATGGCCAACATATAGCAGTAATGAAATTAGTCAAGAATCTAGTACAAAGTGGTGTATCAGGATTTCATTTAGACGATTTAGTTCCAGGTACAAAAAGGCATAGTTGTAATGTTCTAGTACCTACAAACGAATACTTGAAAAGATTAGTTGCAGCCAAATTACAATTGGACATCATGGG GTCCGAAGTGGTATCAATAGCTAAAACAGATGCAGAAACAGCTACTCATATATCATCGACCATTGATTATAGAGATAGACCATTTATCTTAGGCGCCACTGTAGATTTGCCTCACCATTATAGACAtgctgaaggtaattcaggcaaagatgaatggaaaaGGGAAGCCAAGCTGAAAACATTGGATGAGGCTTTCCAGTCAGACCATCCTGGTTTATACGAGCGTTTCATCGAACAAACTAAAAACTTAAACGCTTCGGAAGCTTTACTTGTAGCTGTCAAATTGTCACCATCATTTTATTGGAATTATGAAAGCCCAAGAACTTCTGAGGGTTGGTACGCTTATAAAGGTGGAATAGAAGCTGCTTTGACTAGATCAAGTGTAGTTGCAGATATCGTCGATGTAATCTGGAATTGCGCTCATACCTTTGATGTGATAAAAGCGGAAACATTTGCCAGAGGTATTCAGAATGTTCATCCAGGTAAATGGTTAGCGTATAGTGCAGCTGAACAGAATGATCAGGACCAAT TAAAAGAACAGTTAGCTTCACTAGGTTACGTCTGGCTATACCTACCTGAGTCCAAAGGTTCGACTGGATCTTTCGCTCATCACGCTGACGGTACAAATTCCGAATGGTGGTGGAAAACTATTGGCAAAGTAGCTGATGATGCAGCTAGTACTATTAGTCGTAGAAAGTGA